The following proteins come from a genomic window of Castor canadensis chromosome 17, mCasCan1.hap1v2, whole genome shotgun sequence:
- the Slx4 gene encoding structure-specific endonuclease subunit SLX4 isoform X3 — protein MMQRFEMSLSLETVHMELGWFSTGYEPGLPATNSDAAVALALQQEFGRESASTCDNGLEERGLFFCQMCQKNLSAMNATRREQHVNRCLDEAEKVPESSVPQIPECPICGKPFLTSKSRASHLKRCAVKMEVRPQLLLQAVRLQTAQPEVGSSPPAPSFSNHAGGLKRKGTTSKKEPQKRRKVNKPEAPSEDLLVAMALSRSEMEQSLAVPALRLESASSEMIRFGAEKKHRKKKPLLSLPQLLVQDSETTGRQIEDRVAQLLSEEMEMLSTPPLPPSKIFKEEFQEAGWRLQVPKGKQNFLWESSALTGTWAVESFYTEGLVPPIVPQQSAKESELPLELSKHPQPSIQRPPALHGSPPAGCSPRDPSLSASQREHQALQDLMDLAEEGLGAGPWPRSSGGPADETPGGLDLMPSSLPLTGFVLTPKEKPPERSGHASLSLGLLIADFSTMVNNPHLSDVQFQMDSGEVLYAHKCVLYARCPLLIQHINSEGFSAFEDGDQTQRVLLSNVRAEAACAFLYYLYTADTDLPPDLAPDLRSLALRFGVSDLVHLCEQVPIVTDLEGEQEEKEDKNCESRAENFQELLRSVWVDEEEEAETLLKSESHEEDREKVNEAEMEEIYEFAATQRKLLQGGGVTDTDEDPGQLRENSSVVGPTLAASNKKLEKAEQRESPWLERDETPGSWENARHSLLLLQDQHSDDAGKAETHEQEAPKEAPGHLSFCSPFGGCLAGRKDDFLLHPVKVREGEQFFTATQGEFSERFQITSNHELQSGTIREWRAELVRPPTPQQASPPNPSCLLRQSPGGRSPSQSQFHLHDASTSSLSTPQSHSGVSQVASPSPLSPVVPSKQRRDNSILTSLKESGHRKGKRCSSMLECKNTSVLISPEKSQPIDLTQSKPDHLSSGSQDPPSRVNKEVEIILLLDSDEELELAQAKTKSASHDPPEERNILEVSPKSSELFSVIDVDADQEYYQSPLRREVKLQPEEEEGQLENQVALGNRRTPWLFCNQDSSPAEDSTTDTSWLVPATPLDSRNRDCSSQTRVTSLRMRTPPGEMARPVPRASFEHRAVQEAAHRFSPSTPGTSDSGRQAYRSPRHHTLPSALGPRCDFTRRHQKLSPPEPCLPNQAAASEVVEVRDSEDEEGVTSHQVNSDPLVPGDDCYWNIEPLSPIPIDHLSLNRTGPLSTSSPSSRLQEAPDGGACRSPGLLGTTPIRGSCAAQRGSQEHPAWDSSPGSSRLSFPNPVLWDEWDGEGQRSPESPAAAQTPRARVQKPEGPETPKGARRKKNLPPKVPVTPMPQYSIMETPVLKKELDRFGVRPLPKRQMVLKLKEIFQYTHQTLESDSEDEIQSSQVPLEVPCSQTLATKTYKPSRAGGHTQIKGTVGPGTQSSKGSTKTKGPQPRKQQPSESIPHPSRSSASELPPGPDGDAQLSASQESVATSVDSSDSSFSLQSSSSCELGAAFESAGEDEGEEEAAIPAADTEEAVRRYVRSKPALYRKVLMYQPLELAELQAELKRDGIRVATAKLLDILDTHCITFTTAAARKEKLERKGQQRVGRKKGERN, from the exons ATGATGCAGAGGTTTGAGATGAGCCTGTCCTTGGAGACTGTTCACATGGAGCTTGGATGGTTCTCCACAGGATATGAACCTGGACTCCCTGCCACCAACAGTGATGCTGCCGTGGCCTTGGCCCTGCAGCAGGAGTTTGGAAGGGAAAGTGCTTCCACGTGTGATAATGGCTTGGAGGAGAGGGGGTTGTTCTTCTGCCAGATGTGTCAGAAGAACCTCTCTGCCATGAACGCGACCCGCAGGGAGCAACATGTGAACAG GTGCTTGGATGAAGCTGAAAAGGTACCAGAGTCTTCCGTGCCTCAGATTCCTGAATGCCCAATTTGTGGCAAACCGTTCCTCACCTCCAAGAGCCGAGCCAGTCACTTGAAGCGGTGTGCAGTGAAGATGGAGGTGAGGCCCCAGCTCCTGCTGCAGGCTGTACGGTTGCAGACAGCTCAGCCTGAGGTGGGCAGCAGCCCTCCAGCACCCAG CTTCAGCAACCATGCTGGAGGTTTGAAACGAAAAGGAACCACCAGTAAGAAGGAGCCACAGAAGAGGCGGAAGGTCAACAAGCCTGAGGCACCATCTGAGGACCTGCTGGTGGCTATGGCTCTGTCCCGATCTGAGATGGAGCAGAGTCTAGCTGTGCCTGCACTCAGACTGGAAAGTGCTTCTTCTGAAATGATAAGATTTGGAGCAG AGAAAAAACATCGCAAGAAGAAACCCCTGTTGTCCCTGCCACAGTTATTAGTCCAGGACTCTGAGACCACAGGTAGACAGATTGAGGATCGCGTGGCCCAGCTCCTGTCAGAGGAAATGGAAATGTTGAGCACCCCACCACTTCCTCCCAGCAAGATTTTCAAGGAAGAGTTCCAAGAGGCAGGCTGGCGTCTGCAGGTGCCTAAAGGAAAGCAGAACTTTCTGTGGGAGAGCAGCGCCCTGACTGGAACCTGGGCTGTGGAGTCCTTCTACACCGAGGGCCTGGTGCCTCCCATTGTGCCCCAGCAGTCTGCCAAG GAATCTGAACTACCACTGGAGCTGTCTAAGCACCCACAGCCAAGTATACAAAGGCCACCTGCTCTCCACGGCAGTCCCCCTGCAGGCTGCAGCCCCAGGGACCCGTCACTATCTGCCAGCCAGAGGGAGCACCAGGCCCTACAGGACCTTATGGATTTGGCAGAGGAGGGGCTGGGCGCTGGCCCATGGCCCAGGAGCTCAGGAGGGCCTGCAGATGAGACACCGGGTG GGTTGGATTTGATGCCCAGCAGCCTTCCACTGACCGGGTTTGTCCTGACACCCAAGGAGAAGCCCCCCGAGAGAAGTGGCCATGCTTCG CTCTCCCTTGGGTTGCTGATTGCCGACTTCAGCACCATGGTCAATAACCCACACCTGAGTGATGTCCAGTTCCAGATGGACAGCGGGGAGGTGCTTTATGCCCACAAGTGCGTCCTTTATGCCCGATGTCCACTCCTCATTCAGCAT ATAAACAGCGAAGGCTTCTCTGCCTTCGAGGATGGAGATCAGACCCAGCGTGTCCTGCTGAGCAACGTGAGGGCCGAGGCCGCCTGTGCGTTCCTGTACTATCTCTACACAGCGGACACTGACCTGCCCCCCGACCTGGCCCCTGACCTGCGCTCCCTGGCCCTCAG GTTTGGTGTGAGTGACCTTGTTCACTTATGTGAACAAGTGCCTATTGTAACAGACTTGGAGGGTGaacaagaggagaaggaagataaGAATTGTGAAAGCAGAGCAGAGAATTTCCAAGAACTCTTGAGGTCAGTGTGGGTagatgaagaggaggaagcagagaCTTTGTTGAAATCTGAGAGCCacgaagaagacagagaaaaagtgAATGAAGCAGAAATGGAAGAAATTTATGAATTTGCTGCTACTCAACGAAAGCTGCTCCAGGGAGGAGGAGTAACAGACACAGATGAGGACCCTGGCCAACTCAGGGAGAACAGTTCAGTTGTTGGGCCTACCCTGGCAGCTTCCAACAAAAAGTTGGAAAAGGCAGAACAAAGAGAATCACCTTGGCTGGAAAGAGATGAGACCCCAGGTAGCTGGGAAAATGCAAGACATTCCCTTCTGCTGCTCCAGGACCAGCACTCAGATGATGCAGGGAAGGCAGAGACCCATGAGCAAGAGGCACCAAAGGAGGCACCTGGCCATCTCAGCTTCTGCAGCCCTTTTGGGGGTTGCCTAGCAGGAAGAAAAGACGACTTCCTTTTGCACCCGGTCAAGGTCCGTGAAGGTGAACAGTTCTTTACAGCAACTCAAGGAGAATTCTCTGAACGTTTCCAAATAACGAGCAATCACGAACTGCAGAGTGGTACCATCAGGGAGTGGAGAGCAGAGTTGGTCCGTCCCCCAACTCCACAACAGGCGTCCCCACCAAACCCATCCTGCCTCCTGAGACAGTCCCCTGGTGGCAGAAGTCCTAGCCAGTCACAGTTCCACCTTCATGACGCAAGTACCTCGTCCTTGTCCACTCCCCAGTCACACAGTGGTGTTTCCCAGGTGGCTTCCCCAAGTCCCCTGTCTCCGGTTGTACCATCAAAGCAGAGGAGGGACAATAGCATTCTCACATCACTTAAGGAATCAGGCCATCGGAAAGGCAAAAGATGTAGTTCAATGTTGGAATGCAAAAATACGAGCGTCCTGATTTCCCCAGAAAAATCTCAACCCATTGACCTGACACAGTCAAAACCCGACCACTTGAGTTCCGGGTCCCAGGATCCTCCATCCCGCGTGAACAAGGAAGTTGAGATCATCCTTTTACTGGATTCAGATGAAGAGCTGGAGCTAGCACAGGCTAAAACAAAGTCAGCTTCTCATGATCCCCCAGAAGAAAGGAACATTCTGGAAGTCAGTCCCAAGTCCTCTGAGCTCTTTTCAGTCATTGACGTTGATGCAGATCAAGAATACTATCAAAGTCCACTGAGGAGAGAAGTCAAGCTTCAaccagaggaagaggagggacagTTGGAGAATCAGGTCGCTTTGGGCAACAGAAGGACCCCTTGGCTGTTCTGCAACCAGGACAGCAGCCCTGCTGAGGACAGCACCACAGACACCTCATGGCTGGTGCCTGCCACCCCACTAGACAGCAGGAACCGAGACTGCTCGTCGCAGACCCGGGTCACAAGCCTGAGGATGAGGACTCCACCTGGTGAGATGGCTCGGCCAGTGCCCAGGGCCTCCTTTGAACACAGGGCAGTGCAGGAAGCTGCACACAGGTTCTCACCCAGCACTCCAGGAACTTCTGATAGCGGAAGGCAGGCGTACAGAAGCCCCAGGCACCACACGCTTCCCTCTGCGCTGGGACCACGTTGTGATTTCACCAGGCGGCACCAGAAGCTCTcgccacctgagccatgcctgcCAAATCAGGCTGCGGCAAGTGAGGTGGTGGAAGTTAGGGACAGTGAAGATGAGGAGGGTGTGACCTCCCATCAGGTGAACAGCGATCCCCTGGTCCCCGGAGATGACTGCTATTGGAATATTGAGCCTCTCTCACCCATTCCAATCGATCACCTGAGCCTGAACCGCACTGGCCCCCTGAGCACCAGCAGTCCCAGCAGTCGTCTCCAGGAGGCCCCGGATGGGGGGGCCTGCCGCTCCCCAGGACTCTTAGGCACCACCCCCATTCGGGGAAGCTGTGCTGCCCAAAGAGGATCTCAAGAGCACCCCGCATGGGACAGCTCCCCAGGGAGCAGCAGGCTGAGCTTCCCGAATCCGGTCCTGTGGGACGAGTGGGACGGGGAAGGACAGAGATCTCCAGAGTCTCCTGCTGCAGCCCAGACACCACGTGCCCGAGTGCAGAAACCAGAAGGGCCAGAGACGCCAA AAGGTGCTCGTCGGAAGAAGAACTTGCCCCCCAAAGTGCCTGTAACGCCAATGCCACAGTACTCCATCATGGAGACCCCCGTGCTGAAGAAAGAACTGGACAG GTTTGGAGTTCGGCCTTTGCCCAAACGCCAGATGGTTCTGAAACTGAAGGAGATTTTCCAGTACACTCACCAGACCTTGGAGTCGGACTCTGAGGATGAGATCCAGTCCtcacaggtgcctctggaggtgCCTTGCAGCCAGACCCTCGCCACAAAGACCTACAAGCCTTCAAGGGCAGGAGGCCACACACAAATTAAGGGCACTGTAGGTCCTGGGACCCAAAGTTCCAAGGGATCCACTAAGACCAAGGGCCCCCAACCTCGAAAACAGCAGCCCAGTGAAAGCATCCCGCACCCAAGCAGGTCATCAGCCAGTGAGCTGCCTCCAGGCCCTGATGGTGACGcccagctctcagcctcccaggaaTCGGTGGCCACCTCTGTGGACAGCAGTGACAGCTCCTTTAGCTTACAAAG CTCTTCCTCCTGTGAGTTGGGAGCTGCCTTTGAGTCTGCAGGTGAAGATGAGGGTGAGGAGGAGGCCGCCATCCCGGCAGCAGACACAGAGGAGGCAGTGAGACGCTATGTCCGTTCTAAGCCAGCCCTGTACCGGAAGGTGCTGATGTACCAGCCCCTGGAGCTGGCGGAGCTACAGGCTGAGCTGAAGCGGGATGGCATCCGTGTGGCTACAGCCAAGCTGCTGGACATCCTGGACACCCACTGCATCACCTTCACCACTGCTGCAGCCCGGAAGGAGAAGCTCGAGCGGAAGGGGCAGCAGCGTGTGGGcaggaagaaaggggagaggaatTGA